TTATGCGCTTAGAAGAATGGTTTAACAAAGGAATGACGGCACAAACGTACGTCGATCAAATGCAGACACATCAGGAAAACTTTATTTATATATACGAAAATTTCGGGATACCGGTCGAAGATGAACCAACATTTACGCGCTCCCGAATGAACGGACTTCGAGCGATTGTGTTAACCGAAGACTGGTGCGGAGATGCCATGATGAATGTACCCATTTTCCTTCGTATGGCGGAAGCAGCTCAAATACCAGTTCACTTCCTTTTGAGAGATGAGAATTTGGATTTAATGGACAACTATTTGACAGACGGACGTGCCCGTTCTATCCCGAAAATCATCTTGATGGATAAGAATGGGGAAGAAGTGGCAAACTGGGGACCGAGAGCGCCCGAAGTCCAACAGTTCATTGATACAGCAAGACAAGGCCTTCCGGATAAAGAGGCCGAAGACTTTAATGAAAAACAGAAAGAAATGCTTACCTTCATTACGAAAGCTTACCGTGATCATCATGATTTTTGGAATTATGTGTATGAAGATTTAAAGAAGACATTCTTTTCTTATTAACAGCTTGCCGCCTGCCCGGTCGTGCGGCAGGCTTTTTCTATGTTTGAATACGTTCTTCCAGAGACATACTGTAGATAAAAAAAGGGGCACCAAAGCCATGCAGCATTGGGTACGTTTATATTTTCAACTGCCACTGTTTCTGAGATTGTTAGCAACGGTGTTTTTTACGATGACGTTGTTCGGATTCGTCATCCATATGATTGAACCCGCAAACTTTCCAACCGTCTTTGACGGAATCTGGTGGGCATTCGTTACGGGAGCAACCGTCGGGTATGGCGACTATGTTCCATTAAGTCCCTATGGTAAACTGATGGCTATCCTGCTGATCTTATCCGGTGGTGGACTGGTCACTTTCTACATGGCTACACTCTCCGCTTCCACCGTCAAGCATGAGACGGATCTATCGGAAGGAAAAGTCCCGTACAAAGGAGCCAAACACCTGGTCCTCATCGGGTGGAACGAGCGGACAAGACATTTGATCGATATGATTCAGAAGCATCAGCAGCCGGAAGAAGTCGTGCTGATCGACAGAACGATGAATACCTTTTATCAGCGCCTTCCCTCTGTCCACTTCATCAGCGGCAGCGCGACGAATGAAGAAACGTTGGAGAAGGCAAATCTGCTTCATGCCAAACTTGCCATCATCACTGCGGATCCTTCTTTATCAGAAGAACAGTCCGATCAGTCCGTCATCCATCAGATTGTCGCCGCAAAGGGACACCACCCCGGGCTGTTTATTATCGCAGAAGTACTGACAGATAAGCAGAAAATTAATGCGGAACGGGCCGGTGCGGATACCGTCATTCGCTCCAATGACTTCATGAGCAGCCTCTTCTATCAGGAACTCTACCGGAATGATCCGGCGAAGCCGTTCGAACTCCTGCTCGGCCTGCTTGCAGAACGGCAGTTTCATGAAGAAGCTGTTCCAAAGTCTTTGATTGGAAATCCCGTCACGGAGGCCTTCCAATACTATATGAAAGATTGTTACCAGGTCATCGCTGTCCGCCGCAGGGAAGATGTGCTGTTTCATATCCATCCGGACCTTACGCTGCAAGAGGGAGACGTGCTCGTTGTTTTCTCACCGCTTCGTAAGTAATGCTTGTTCCACCTTTTTTAACAACTCCCGCCCTGTATGCACGTGTTCTTCAGGGAAACTGGCATCTTTATCGACAGGCTCTTGAAATTGATCAAAAATGGCTCGGAAATTCCCTTCTTTCACATTATCATCGAGACCCGGGTTATATTTATGGGAGAGCAGAAAGGGTTCCTTCATCTCCACAAGTGCATAATCACTAGGTGCGTCCAAAGATCCTGAGGTCACGACGAACGGAAGACGAATAAACTGGTAGCCGACATGATCATCAATTTTATAATCGAAATAACCATGCTCATAATCCCAATTATCCGCTAGTTTAAAGCCGAGACCCTGAAGTTCCTTCTCCAGTTCATTAAACTTATAAGTCGTTCCTGTAAGCGGGGAAGATAGTGGTATCATCGCTCATCACTCCTTTCTCTTTTACTATGCCCAAATAAAACAAGGGGGATCATCCTTTTTATGGATGATCCCCCTCTTTATGCTATTTACTGCCTTTATAGTCTTTTCTCCAGTTTCTCTTTTTCATCTTCAAAGCCAGGCTTACCCAGAAGAGCGAACATATTCTTCTTATACGCTTCTACCCCGGGCTGGTCAAACGGATTGACACCCAGGAGGTATCCGCTGATTGCACAAGCCTTCTCGAAGAAGTACACAAGGTAACCAAAGGTGAAAGCATCACGCTTCGGAAGGTGAACGATCAAGTTCGGCACATCTCCGTCTGTGTGAGCGAGCATTGTACCGAGGTATGCCTTCTCGTTGACTTCGTGGACTGTTTCCCCTGCAAGGTAGTTCAAACCGTCCAGGTTCTGCTCGTCTTCCTCGATCGTAATA
This sequence is a window from Bacillus sp. SB49. Protein-coding genes within it:
- a CDS encoding thioredoxin family protein, with the protein product MRLEEWFNKGMTAQTYVDQMQTHQENFIYIYENFGIPVEDEPTFTRSRMNGLRAIVLTEDWCGDAMMNVPIFLRMAEAAQIPVHFLLRDENLDLMDNYLTDGRARSIPKIILMDKNGEEVANWGPRAPEVQQFIDTARQGLPDKEAEDFNEKQKEMLTFITKAYRDHHDFWNYVYEDLKKTFFSY
- a CDS encoding potassium channel family protein, producing MQHWVRLYFQLPLFLRLLATVFFTMTLFGFVIHMIEPANFPTVFDGIWWAFVTGATVGYGDYVPLSPYGKLMAILLILSGGGLVTFYMATLSASTVKHETDLSEGKVPYKGAKHLVLIGWNERTRHLIDMIQKHQQPEEVVLIDRTMNTFYQRLPSVHFISGSATNEETLEKANLLHAKLAIITADPSLSEEQSDQSVIHQIVAAKGHHPGLFIIAEVLTDKQKINAERAGADTVIRSNDFMSSLFYQELYRNDPAKPFELLLGLLAERQFHEEAVPKSLIGNPVTEAFQYYMKDCYQVIAVRRREDVLFHIHPDLTLQEGDVLVVFSPLRK
- a CDS encoding YugN-like family protein, encoding MIPLSSPLTGTTYKFNELEKELQGLGFKLADNWDYEHGYFDYKIDDHVGYQFIRLPFVVTSGSLDAPSDYALVEMKEPFLLSHKYNPGLDDNVKEGNFRAIFDQFQEPVDKDASFPEEHVHTGRELLKKVEQALLTKR